CGGCGCGCCCGGCCAGGGCAACTACGCGGCGGGCAACGCGTTCCTGGACGCGCTGGCCCACCATCGGCGTGCACAGGGAGCTCCCGCGCTCAGCATCCACTGGGGTCCGTGGGAGGTCGGCATGATGGCGCGGCTGGACGAGCGCCTCCGGAAACGCGCCGCTGGGCGCGGCTGGGGTGTCCTCTCCGTCGCGCAGGGCCTCCAAGCGCTGGACCGGGTCATCGGCGATGGACGCGCGGAGCTGGCCGTCCTGCCAATGGACTGGACATCCCTCGGAGAGGCGGGAGGCCGCGTGCCTCCGCTGGTCCGCGAGCTCGTCCAGTCCGGCGGGAGTGGATCGGCGGCCCCGAAGCCCGACCCGGTGCGCATCCTGCGCGAAGCCCTCCAGGCCGCACCGCCGGCCGAGCGGCCGCAGATGGTCGAGCTCCAAGTCGGCCGAGAGGTCCGCAGCGTCCTCGGGCTCGACTCGGGAGAGGGCGGTGGGCATCTCGATCCACGCCACCGTTTCTCCGAGCTGGGCATGGACTCGCTCATGGCCGTCGAGCTCAAGAACCGGCTCCAGCGCGAGCTGGGCGTGCGGCTGTCGCCCACCACCATCTTCAACTACCCCAGCGTGGCCGCGCTGACGGCGCACCTCCTGGAGCTGCTGGCCTCGTCTGACCTGTTCCCTCAAGCGACCCGGCCGCCATCTACGGCGCCTCAGGCCGCGCCCACGGAGGCCCTGCCCGAGGCTCCCGTGCCCGACGATCTCTCCGATGAAGCGCTGATCGCCCTCATCGCCCGTAAATACGAATCCCGCAGCTGAGCACCATGGCCCCCCAGAAACCCGCCCCCTCGCCCCTGCAACAAGCGTTCTTCGTCATCCGCGACCTGGAGTCCAAGGTGGCGGCGCTGACCTCGGAGCCAATCGCCATCGTCGGCATGGCGTGCCGCTTCCCCGGCGGCTCCAACACTCCGGAGGCCTTCTGGGATTTGCTCGAGAAGGGCCGGGACGGCGTGGTGGACGTGCCCGCGAACCGCTGGGACGTGGGTGCCACCTTTGATCCGGACCCGGACGCACCGGGGAAGATGTACACCCGCCAGGCAGGGTTCCTCGGCCCCATCGATCAGTTCGATGCCCGCTTCTTCGGCATCTCCCCGCGAGAGGCGATCCACATGGATCCCCAGCAGCGGCTGCTGCTCGAGGTCAGCTGGGAAGCGCTCGAGCGCGCCGGAGTGGCACCTGGGGGCCTCTCGGAGACACGGACGGGCGTGTTCGTGGGCGCGAGCCCCAGTGACTACGCGCAGCTCCACTTCCACGCGGGGGATCCGTCCGTCATTGACGTCTACGACGGCACGGGCAACGCGAGCTGCTTCACCGCGGGCCGGCTCTCGTACGTGTTGGGCGTGCAGGGCCCGAGCCTCATGGTGGATACGGCGTGCTCCTCGTCGCTGGTGGCCGTGCACCTGGCCTGCCGCAGCCTGCGCAGCGGAGAGTGCGACGTGGCGCTCGCGGGCGGCGTCCAGCTCATGGTGACGCCCGAGACCTTCATCTTCCTCTCTCGGGCGCGCGCCCTGGCACCGGATGGCCGGTGCAAGCCGTTCGATGCCTCCGCGAACGGGTACGGCCGAGGAGAAGGCTGCGGCGTCGTTGTCCTGAAGCGCCTGTCCGCGGCCCAGGCCGCGGGCGATCGCATCCTGGCCGTCATCCGGGGCTCGGCCGTCAACCATGATGGGCCGAGCAGCGGGCTCACGGTCCCCAATGGGCGCGCCCAGCAGGCGCTCTTGCGCAGTGCCCTGGAGACCGCCGGTGTCTCGCCTACGGACGTCGGCTACGTCGAGGCGCACGGCACCGGCACGTCGCTCGGGGACCCCATCGAAGCAGACGCCCTGGCCGCAGTGCTCGGTACGGGGCGCTCGCCCCAGAAGCCGCTGTGGATTGGCTCCGTCAAGAGCAACATCGGCCACCTGGAGTCCGCGGCGGGCATCGCCGGGCTGATGAAGGCCGTGCTCACGCTGAAGCACCGGATGGTGCCCCCAAGCCTGCACTTCTCCCGCCCCAACCCGCACATCGCCTGGGATGAGCTGCCCCTGCGCGTCCCCACTGCCCCCATGGCCTGGGAGGAGAATGGCAAGCCCCGCATCGCGGGCGTCAGCTCGTTCGGCCTGAGCGGCACCAACGCCCATATCGTCCTCGAGGAGGCGCCCTCGACAGAGAGCCCCGCTGTGAATTCCGCCGAGGGTCCTCGGGTCCTGTCCCTGTCCGGACGCTCGCCCTCGGCGCTGGAGGCGCTCGCCTCGTCCTGGAGCGAGGCCCTGAAATCACCCTCGCTCGAAGGATCGCTGGAGGCCATTGCCTATACCGCGGGCGTACGCCGCACCCACCACGAGCATCGTCTGGCGGTCATCGGGAGCACTCGCGCCGAGTGGGCCACGGGGCTGGAGGCCTTCCTCCGCGGCGCCGCTCACCCGGGCGTGGTCTCGGGGCACGCGGAGCCGGGAGCACCCGCGAAGGTCGTCTTCATCTTCCCCGGCCAGGGCTCGCAGTGGATCGGCATGGGGCGCGAGCTGATGGCCTCGGAGCCGGTCTTCCGCGAGGCGCTCAGCGCGTGCGCCGAGGCCTTCCGTCCCTACGCACAGTTCTCCCTGCTGGAGGTGCTCCAGGCCAGCGACACGGCGCAGCTGGAGCGGATCGACGTCATCCAACCCGTCCTCTTCGCCATCGAAGTAGGGTTGGCGAAGCTCTGGCGCGCCTGGGGCGTGGAGCCGGCTGCGGTGGTGGGCCACAGCATGGGTGAGGTGGCGGCGGCGCACATCGCAGGGGCGCTCTCGCTGGAGGACGCGGCGCGGGTCATCTGCGAGCGCAGCAAGCTCATGCTCCGGCTTCGGGGCGCCGGGGCGATGGCCGTCGTGGAGCTGCCAGCGGACGAGGCCGAAGCGGCCCTCGGAAGCGAGAAGGACCGCGTGTCCATCGCGGCGAGCAACAGCCCTCGCTCGACGGTGCTCTCGGGTGACACCGCCGCCATCGACGCGCTGGTGAAGCGGTTCGAGGCGCTCGGCGTATTCGCGCGGCGGGTCAAGGTGGACGTCGCCTCGCACAGCTCGCAGGTGGATCCGATCCTGGAGGAGCTGCGTGGCAAGCTCGCAGGCCTCCAGCCGCGCCCCGGCATCCTCCCCCTCTTCTCTACGGTCACCCGCGAGCGGACGGACGGAGCCTCCTTCGATGCGGGCTACTGGGTGCGCAACCTCCGCGATCCCGTGCACTTCTCGCACGCCATCCAGAGCCTCCAGCAGAGCGGGCACACGCTCTTCCTGGAGATCAGCCCCCACCCCATCCTCTTGGCGTCGGTCGAGCAGACGCTGAAGGGGAACACCGCGGCACGCGTGCTCCCATCGCTGCGCCGCGAGCGTCCCGAGCGCTCCAGCCTGTTGGAGTCCCTGGCCACGTTGTACACGCGCGGGTACGCGCTCGACTGGCGCAAGCTGCACTCCGCGCCTCTGCCTGTCGTGGGGATGCCCACCTACCCGTGGCAGCGGGAGCGACTCTGGGTCAGCCGCCCGGCACGCCAGGGAACGGCGGTGGACGTGGACACCTCCGCCGTCCGGCCACTCGCCGGGGACCGGCTGCTCACACCCGGCGAGGAGATCCACTTCGTCCGCAAGGTGAGCGGGGTGGACATGCCCTACCTGGAAGATCACCGCGTCTTCGGCGAGGTCGTCGTCCCCGGCGCCTTCCACCTGGCCACCCTGCTCTCGGTGGCGGACGAGCTGGTGGGCCCAGGGGGCTGTGTCGTGGAGGCGCTGGCGTTCGCGCAGGCGCTGGTCCTCGCTGAGCAGGAAGCACCCTCGGTGCACCTGACGGCGACACCGGTCGGCGATGGGCGGATGCGCATCCGACGCGCGAGCCTGGATCCAGAGCAGGGCCGTGCCGGAAAGTGGCGCGACCACGCCACCGCGACCCTCGCGCCCCTGGGGAGCGCCCGCGCGCCGGACGCGTCCGTGCGCCCGGGACTCGAGCTGGCCTCGAAGCAGGTCGTCGAAGCCGACACGGCCGCCTTCTATGCCGGCGTGAGCAGCCGAGGCATCGAGCTCGGGCCCTCGTTCCGGTGGATTCGGAAGCTGTGGGTGGGGCCGGGAGAGTCGCTCGCGCTGCTGGAGGCGCCTGCCTCGCTCCAGGGTCCCAAGCTCCCGGTGCACCCCGCTCGGATGGATGCAGTCTTCCAGGCCTTCGCCGCCGCGGTGCCCGACAGCTCGACCACGACGTTCGTCCCCTTCGGGCTGGAGCGGCTCGTGTTCCACGGGGCTCCCGAAGGCGCCTGGTGGTGCCACGCGACCTGCCGGCCCGAGCAGGGAGGAGAGCTGTGGACGGGAGATGTCCGTCTCTACGCCGAGGATGGCCGAGCCATCGCGCACCTCGAGGGGCTGCGCATGAAGCGCGCCTCCCGCGAAGCCTTCCTGCAACGCGGCGGGAACAAGCCCGTGTGGGCCGACTGGCTCTTCGAGCAGCGCTGGGAGCGCCAGAGCGTCCCGGGCACCGCCTCGGCCCCCACCTCGCCAGGACGCTGGCTGCTGTTCGCCGACCGGCACGGAGTCACTACCGGGCTCGCGGCGAAGCTCACCGCGCAGGGGGAGACGTGCGTCACGGTCACGCCCGGCCTGCGCTACGAGCGGCTCAGCGACACCGCGTACACGGTGGCTCTGGAGAGCGCTGGAGACTTCCCTCGGGTCCTCGCTGCCGCCCAGGAAGGAGGCCCGCTGCGGGGTGTCGTCTTCCTCTGGGGCCTGGACTGCGAGCCGCCCACGGAGACGGGGCTCGCCTGGCTGGCGGACGCGGAGGCGCGCGGCTGCGGAGGGCTGCTGCACGTCGTGCAGGCACTCGCCTCCAGCTCGTTCCGCAATCCGCCGCGGCTCACCGTGGTGACGCGGGGAGCCCAGAGCCTCGGCGACGAGGGCCCCGTCCCGGCGGCACAGACGATGCTGTGGGGCATGGCCCGCAGCCTGGCCTACGAGCAGGATGCGTTCGGGCTCGCCCGGATCGATCTGCCTCCCTCCAGTGACGCCGGTGTCCTCGATGCCCTGGCCCGCGAGCTGGTGGCTCCGGACGGCGAGGAGGAGCTCCTCCTGCGCGGCTCGGATCGCTATAGGGGCCGCTTCTCGCGTTGCTCGGAGCTGGGCACCGCGAGCACCGAGCTCCGGATTCGCGAGGACGCGAGCTACCTCATCACCGGAGGCCTGGGGGGCCTGGGGTTGTCGGTGGCTCGTTGGCTGGTGGGCCGCGGCGCCCGCCACCTGGTGCTGGTGGCCCGTGGAGGCGCCCGAACGCCAGAGCAGCACGAAGCCCTCGCTGCGCTCAAGGAGCTGGGAGCGGAGGCCACCGTGGTCCAGGCCGATGTGGCGGACCCGGCGCAGCTCTCACACGCCCTGAACGAAGCCGGAAGGCGAGCACCTCTGCGTGGCGTCATCCACGCCGCGGGTGTCCTGGATGACGGCTTCGTGGCACAGCAAACAGTGGAGCGGCTCCGCCGGGTCATGGCCCCCAAGGCAGCGGGAGCATGGAACCTGCACACGCTAACGCGAGACCTGGACTTCTTCGTTCTCTACTCCTCGGCAGCCTCACTCGTGGGCTCGCCGGGGCAGAGCAACTACGGCGCGGCCAATGCCTTCCTGGACGGGCTCGCCTGGCACCGGCGCTCGCTGGGGCTGCCCGCCCTCAGCATCAACTGGGGCGCCTTCTCAGAGGTAGGACTCGCGGCCCAGCAGGAGAACCGCGGCGAGCGGCTGGGCAAGCGCGGCTTCGGGGCCATCTCTCCGGAGGCGGGCCTGGAAGCACTGGCAGGCTTGCTGCAGAGCCGCTTGACGCAGGTGGCCGTCACCCCGCTGGACGCGCGTCAGTGGGTGGAGTTCTACCCGCAGCTTGCCAGCTCGAAGCGCTTCTCTGAGTCCGTACGGGAGGCACGGCGCACCCGGCGGGCCACCGCGGACGGCGCGACGCTGGAGTCCCTGCGCGCGGCGGCCCCGAAGGAGCGGCTGGGGATGCTCGAGGGGCTGGTCCGCGATCAGGTCGCACAGGTCCTCCGCCTGGAGTCCTCCTCCATCGAGCGGCAGACGCCGTTCAAGACGCTGGGCTTCGACTCGCTCATGGGCCTGGAGCTGCGCAACCGCCTGGAGGCCACGCTGGGCCTGACGCTCTCGGCCACGCTCGTGTGGACGTACCCGACACTGGAGACCCTGGCCCCGCACCTCGCGGACAAGCTGGGCCTGTCTCAGAGCGCCGAGCCCCAGCCCACTCACCTCGTGGCTGTGCACGGCACGCTCGAATGATGAAACGCCTGTAAGCCACCTCCCGCTGTGACGCCGGAGCTGCCACCTATGTCAGTCGACGCCATCGTCTCGTTGAAACAGGTGCACAAGAGCTATGCGCTCGGGGAGACCCGGGTGCAGGCCCTGCGGGGCGTGGACCTGGAGCTTCACCGGGGTGAGTTCACCGCACTCGTGGGGCCCTCGGGCTCCGGCAAGAGCACCTTGCTGCACCTCGTGGGGTGCATCGATGAACCGGACTCGGGCAGCGTCCTCTTCGATGGGACGGACGTCGGCAAGCTGGACGACAACGCGCGCAGCCGGCTGCGCAACCACAAGGTCGGCTTCATCTTCCAGTCGTTCAACCTGGTCCCGGTGTTGAGCGTCTACGAGAACATCGAGCTGCCGCTGCTCATCCACCCGAACCTCACGCCCACCGAGCGGCGAGAGCGCGTCAAGGCGGCGATCGCGGACGTGGGACTGGAGGAGTTCGCCCAGCAGGTGCCAGACAAGCTCTCGGGGGGCCAGCGCCAGCGCGTCGCCATTGCCCGAGCCCTGGTCACCCAGCCGCTGCTGGTGCTCGCGGACGAGCCCACCGCCAACCTGGACTCGGTGACGGCGCACCGGATCATCGATCTGATGTTGGAGCTGAACGAGAAGCGGAAGGTGACCTTCCTCTTCTCCACGCACGACGAGAAGCTCATGGTGCGCGTGGCCCGGACGCTCCACCTGCAGGATGGAGCGCTGCGCCCATGAAGGGGGCCTGGAAGCTGGCGCTGCGAGGACTGCGCCGCAACCAGCGGCGGAACCTGGCCACGGGCATGGCCATCGCGCTGGGCTATGCCGGGATGGTGCTGCTGAGCAGCTACATCCTCAGCGTGAACGCCTACCTGCGGACGGTGGCCATCTACCTCCAGAACTCGGGCCACCTGTCCATCTACCGAAAGGAGGGGCTGGAGCTGCACAAGGTGCGGCCGGTTCGCTACAGCCTCTCGGCGGATGATCAGGCCGCCATCGCGGAGGTGCTGGCGGCGGACTCGAACGTGGAGCTGTCCGTCCCCTTCCTGCTGGGGACAGGCATGGTGGGCAACGGCTGCAAGTCCGTCCCCTTCACCGCCCGAGGCGTGGATCCCGAGCTGGAGCGGCGCATCCGCACCCACTCGGACGTGCTCGCCACCACGCCCGAGCTGTCCAAGCCGCTGCGAGGGGGGGACCTCGCCAACCACTCCAGCGTGGCCAATCCGCTGGAGCTCAGCGCGGGGCTCGCCCGGATCCTGGGCAAGCCGCAGGTCCTGGATGAGCTCCAGGGGACCGCTTCTGGCCCCACCACGCTCATCCGTGACTGCCAGTCCCCCGAGGCCGCAAAGAAGATCGCCGCCGAGGCCACCGTGCAGTTGGCGGGCTCGGGAGACGCCGGTGGGTTCTCCGCCATGGAAGGAGAGATGGTGGGCGTCATCTCCACGGGACTGACGACGACCGAGGACAGCACAGTGGTGGCGCCGCTGGGCGCCCTCCAAGAGCTCTACGGCACGGATCGGGTGACCTATGTGGCGGTCTTCCTCCGGGATGCCTCTCGCATCCCAGCCCGGGCGGCGGAGCTGCAGGCGAAGCTGCAAGCGAAGGGGCTGGATGTCTCCGTCCACCCCTTCACCGATCCGGCGGTGAATCCGTTCTACATGGGCACGGTGGGCTTCCTGGGGGTGATGGCGGGCTTCCTGGGCATCGTCGTCTTCGCGGTGGTAGCGCTCTCCATCCTCAACTCGATGACCCTCAGCATCCTCGAGCGAACCCGGGAGATCGGAACGCTGCGCTCGCTCGGGTTCACCCGGACACAGCTGCTAGGGCTCTTCGTGCGCGAGGGGGTGGTACTGACCGCGCTGGGCGTGGGCTGCGGGCTCGTCTTGGCCGGGGTGACGGCGGCGCTCGTCAACCTGCGGGATGTCCGCGTCACCCCACCGGGGGTACCGGGTTCGATGCAGCTCGTGCTGACACCCAACCCCGGGCTCTGCCTGGGAATCGCCGCGATCCTGGGAGTGCTCTCCCTGATCGCCACAGTCATCGCCACCCGGCGCCGGACGCGCCAGAACATCGCCCATCTGATCACCGCGTTGACGGGGTGACCCGCGCGCGACCAAGGAGATCTGTGCCCATGAGGCCTCAGACCACTCGTTGCACCTCCGCCTGGAGAGCCTGCGCTACCGCCACCCTGCTCACAGCCCTGTCCGCGCTGGCGGGGGCCCCCAAGGCTCCTCCGCCCAAGGCTCCACCCGCCGCGCCCGCGCCCGCGCCCACCGCGCAGGAGCTGCTCACGACGGCGGATCGCTCCCGTGGCGCGCTCGAGAGCGGTGTCACCTGGGACATGACGATCGAAACCGTGGAGGACCAGCAGAAGTCCACCCGCACGGCGGCGGTCAAGGCGCTCAAGTTCGACACGCGGGTGGAGATGAGCGCGCCCGCGTACGCGAAGGGGCAAGTCATCCTCCTCAAGGATCGCGAGATGTGGTTCACCACGCCCAAGCTGAAGAAGCCCATCTTGATCTCGAGCAAGATGAAGCTCTCCGGCCCCGCGTCCAATGGGGACATCGCGACCACCAGCTACTCCAGGGACTACCAGGGCACGATCTCGGGTGAAGAGGCCGTGAGCGGCGAGGACGCCTGGCTGCTCGACCTGAAGGCGAACGAGAAGAACGTCACCTACGATCGCATCCGCTACTGGATCTCCAAGAGTCGCCGGGTGGCGCTCAAGGCGGAGTTCCTCACCCTCCAGGGACAGGTGTTCAAGAGCGCCACGTTCGAGTATGGGAACACGCTCAAGGCTGGCGCGCAGGAGGTCCCCTTCCTCAGCCGGGTGACGATCACGGACGCCGCCGTTCCGGAGAATGTGTCGACGATCCAGTACAGCGCGCCCCGGATGGAGGATCTTCCGACCACCCTTTTCGACGTCCAGTCGCTCGTGCGCTGACGGGCTGGGAGAGACGAGGATGAAGCCCCTGCTCCAAATGGCCGTCCGTAACGTGCTCAAGAACTGGCGGCACAGCCTCGCCTCGATGCTGTCCATCGCAGTGGGGGTGATCGCCCTCGGCCTGTTCGAAGG
This DNA window, taken from Hyalangium minutum, encodes the following:
- a CDS encoding type I polyketide synthase; translation: MAPQKPAPSPLQQAFFVIRDLESKVAALTSEPIAIVGMACRFPGGSNTPEAFWDLLEKGRDGVVDVPANRWDVGATFDPDPDAPGKMYTRQAGFLGPIDQFDARFFGISPREAIHMDPQQRLLLEVSWEALERAGVAPGGLSETRTGVFVGASPSDYAQLHFHAGDPSVIDVYDGTGNASCFTAGRLSYVLGVQGPSLMVDTACSSSLVAVHLACRSLRSGECDVALAGGVQLMVTPETFIFLSRARALAPDGRCKPFDASANGYGRGEGCGVVVLKRLSAAQAAGDRILAVIRGSAVNHDGPSSGLTVPNGRAQQALLRSALETAGVSPTDVGYVEAHGTGTSLGDPIEADALAAVLGTGRSPQKPLWIGSVKSNIGHLESAAGIAGLMKAVLTLKHRMVPPSLHFSRPNPHIAWDELPLRVPTAPMAWEENGKPRIAGVSSFGLSGTNAHIVLEEAPSTESPAVNSAEGPRVLSLSGRSPSALEALASSWSEALKSPSLEGSLEAIAYTAGVRRTHHEHRLAVIGSTRAEWATGLEAFLRGAAHPGVVSGHAEPGAPAKVVFIFPGQGSQWIGMGRELMASEPVFREALSACAEAFRPYAQFSLLEVLQASDTAQLERIDVIQPVLFAIEVGLAKLWRAWGVEPAAVVGHSMGEVAAAHIAGALSLEDAARVICERSKLMLRLRGAGAMAVVELPADEAEAALGSEKDRVSIAASNSPRSTVLSGDTAAIDALVKRFEALGVFARRVKVDVASHSSQVDPILEELRGKLAGLQPRPGILPLFSTVTRERTDGASFDAGYWVRNLRDPVHFSHAIQSLQQSGHTLFLEISPHPILLASVEQTLKGNTAARVLPSLRRERPERSSLLESLATLYTRGYALDWRKLHSAPLPVVGMPTYPWQRERLWVSRPARQGTAVDVDTSAVRPLAGDRLLTPGEEIHFVRKVSGVDMPYLEDHRVFGEVVVPGAFHLATLLSVADELVGPGGCVVEALAFAQALVLAEQEAPSVHLTATPVGDGRMRIRRASLDPEQGRAGKWRDHATATLAPLGSARAPDASVRPGLELASKQVVEADTAAFYAGVSSRGIELGPSFRWIRKLWVGPGESLALLEAPASLQGPKLPVHPARMDAVFQAFAAAVPDSSTTTFVPFGLERLVFHGAPEGAWWCHATCRPEQGGELWTGDVRLYAEDGRAIAHLEGLRMKRASREAFLQRGGNKPVWADWLFEQRWERQSVPGTASAPTSPGRWLLFADRHGVTTGLAAKLTAQGETCVTVTPGLRYERLSDTAYTVALESAGDFPRVLAAAQEGGPLRGVVFLWGLDCEPPTETGLAWLADAEARGCGGLLHVVQALASSSFRNPPRLTVVTRGAQSLGDEGPVPAAQTMLWGMARSLAYEQDAFGLARIDLPPSSDAGVLDALARELVAPDGEEELLLRGSDRYRGRFSRCSELGTASTELRIREDASYLITGGLGGLGLSVARWLVGRGARHLVLVARGGARTPEQHEALAALKELGAEATVVQADVADPAQLSHALNEAGRRAPLRGVIHAAGVLDDGFVAQQTVERLRRVMAPKAAGAWNLHTLTRDLDFFVLYSSAASLVGSPGQSNYGAANAFLDGLAWHRRSLGLPALSINWGAFSEVGLAAQQENRGERLGKRGFGAISPEAGLEALAGLLQSRLTQVAVTPLDARQWVEFYPQLASSKRFSESVREARRTRRATADGATLESLRAAAPKERLGMLEGLVRDQVAQVLRLESSSIERQTPFKTLGFDSLMGLELRNRLEATLGLTLSATLVWTYPTLETLAPHLADKLGLSQSAEPQPTHLVAVHGTLE
- a CDS encoding ABC transporter ATP-binding protein, with protein sequence MSVDAIVSLKQVHKSYALGETRVQALRGVDLELHRGEFTALVGPSGSGKSTLLHLVGCIDEPDSGSVLFDGTDVGKLDDNARSRLRNHKVGFIFQSFNLVPVLSVYENIELPLLIHPNLTPTERRERVKAAIADVGLEEFAQQVPDKLSGGQRQRVAIARALVTQPLLVLADEPTANLDSVTAHRIIDLMLELNEKRKVTFLFSTHDEKLMVRVARTLHLQDGALRP
- a CDS encoding ABC transporter permease → MKGAWKLALRGLRRNQRRNLATGMAIALGYAGMVLLSSYILSVNAYLRTVAIYLQNSGHLSIYRKEGLELHKVRPVRYSLSADDQAAIAEVLAADSNVELSVPFLLGTGMVGNGCKSVPFTARGVDPELERRIRTHSDVLATTPELSKPLRGGDLANHSSVANPLELSAGLARILGKPQVLDELQGTASGPTTLIRDCQSPEAAKKIAAEATVQLAGSGDAGGFSAMEGEMVGVISTGLTTTEDSTVVAPLGALQELYGTDRVTYVAVFLRDASRIPARAAELQAKLQAKGLDVSVHPFTDPAVNPFYMGTVGFLGVMAGFLGIVVFAVVALSILNSMTLSILERTREIGTLRSLGFTRTQLLGLFVREGVVLTALGVGCGLVLAGVTAALVNLRDVRVTPPGVPGSMQLVLTPNPGLCLGIAAILGVLSLIATVIATRRRTRQNIAHLITALTG
- a CDS encoding outer membrane lipoprotein-sorting protein encodes the protein MRPQTTRCTSAWRACATATLLTALSALAGAPKAPPPKAPPAAPAPAPTAQELLTTADRSRGALESGVTWDMTIETVEDQQKSTRTAAVKALKFDTRVEMSAPAYAKGQVILLKDREMWFTTPKLKKPILISSKMKLSGPASNGDIATTSYSRDYQGTISGEEAVSGEDAWLLDLKANEKNVTYDRIRYWISKSRRVALKAEFLTLQGQVFKSATFEYGNTLKAGAQEVPFLSRVTITDAAVPENVSTIQYSAPRMEDLPTTLFDVQSLVR